A part of Biomphalaria glabrata chromosome 3, xgBioGlab47.1, whole genome shotgun sequence genomic DNA contains:
- the LOC106063159 gene encoding uncharacterized protein LOC106063159: protein MQVVYSGGTTPNPSPGRSRKSGGYGRPVLPGYMTHVHPQVTVQRSREDRPAEQDQSLRDYIPAMSTGLAALCLVLNLVLPGTGTMAAGVSLMCCSRARPAGSSRSHCMWVNIGVGAVQLFLTFIFLMGWIWSIMWGVAFISIAREYNLMDRENTKTQLNMINSPSVRLTSHTKETSSSSNHRAHHRKLLADALPEHSAPLTVTSNDTPASAHRTPHHPDHDAGSSANGDLCPEVTELHVTNIAQSVRQPIIALQQIPGGHLAQPEPAAPNEALMKAGTRKMKILKRKLSDNDLSPFVLTHQQLEAIVIHDLPVIASSGETEEEGSVLPKTL from the exons ATGCAGGTCGTCTATAGCGGAGGGACAACACCCAACCCTTCCCCTGGACGGAGCAGAAAATCTGGGGGCTACGGCCGCCCAGTTCTCCCAGGCTACATGACTCACGTGCACCCTCAGGTGACAGTCCAAAGGTCTCGGGAAGACCGCCCCGCGGAGCAGGACCAGTCTCTGAGAGACTACATCCCAGCCATGAGCACGGGGCTGGCTGCACTTTGCCTTGTGCTCAACCTGGTCTTACCTGGGACAG GTACCATGGCCGCTGGAGTGTCCCTCATGTGTTGTTCTAGGGCACGTCCAGCCGGAAGTTCCAGGAGCCACTGCATGTGGGTGAACATTGGCGTGGGCGCCGTCCAGCTCTTCCTGACCTTCATCTTCCTGATGGGCTGGATCTGGAGCATCATGTGGGGCGTGGCCTTCATATCTATAGCCA GGGAATATAATCTAATGGACAGAGAGAACACTAAAACACAGCTTAACATGATTAACTCCCCTAGTGTTAGATTAACGAGTCATACAAAAGAGACGTCTTCTTCAAGCAATCATAGGGCGCACCACAGAAAGCTCCTGGCCGATGCGCTCCCAGAGCACTCGGCGCCTCTTACTGTCACTTCAAATGACACGCCCGCCTCGGCCCACAGAACTCCCCATCACCCTGACCACGACGCCGGCAGCTCGGCCAACGGCGACCTGTGTCCGGAGGTCACGGAGCTACATGTGACTAACATCGCCCAATCGGTGCGCCAGCCGATCATTGCCCTCCAGCAGATTCCCGGGGGTCACCTAGCGCAGCCCGAGCCCGCGGCGCCTAACGAGGCCCTTATGAAGGCCGGCACGCGGAAGATGAAAATTCTGAAGCGGAAGCTGAGCGATAACGATTTGTCTCCCTTCGTGTTGACCCACCAGCAGCTGGAAGCCATTGTCATCCACGACTTACCGGTCATCGCGTCCTCTGGCGAGACAGAGGAAGAGGGGAGTGTACTGCCCAAGACATTATAA